The DNA segment TCTAGCTAGAGAGATACTCACAGAGCAGTAAGAGCATTGTTAATGTTGTAGCCaaagagggggtggggctgattTGCTTGGAAACACTTTGTTCTAACGACGACCTTTCCCAAAAATGTTTGAGCCAAACAATCAAGACCAAAATAATTAAGTGACATGATGGAggaatacatgcacacattgttTGTTTATCTCTTAGCAGCTAATGACTGGAGCAGTTTTTCCCTGAGTCTCTGTTCCACCATATCTCCCACTGCCTTGGTATTGTAGCCACTAGCTGAACCATCACTCCTCACGACTTCTTGAAGCATAGTATTCATTACAGTGCCTTCTTCTTGGTACTGCATCTCCTGCTCTGGTCCACTATTGTCTCCCTCAGTAGCACTGTCTTTATCGCAATGTGTTGCTTTCTTGAGAGCAGACTCTAAAGCTCGTTGTCTCAGTTCCATCTCCAATGCTTGATTCACGTCCTCCGTTAAATCCTCGGCTTCACTGTCAGAACTAGCACCATCTTCTGTTGCATGCTTGGTTGGCAATTGTTCTGAGGTATTATTCAATGGAGAAATTACTGGTGCTTCTGATGTAACAGTTGTCACAGTATTACTGTCCATAGGATCTTCGATCTCTTCAGATTTATTGTTACATGGAGTGTCTTTATTAGCGCCTTGTTCATCATCACTGACATCGCTCACGGCAATTTCTATGTCCATCTTTAGAGCCTCGGTAGTATCCTCGGTAGTATCACCGGTCTCCACTTCACCAGTCCCCACTGTCTGACTGGCAGAAGAGGATTGCCCTAGTAGCTGCATTATTGTCTGATTGAGGTCAACCTCGGGAGGGGAGTCAGTAGTCTGGATAACGGAGATGATATCTTGCTCGCTCATGGACTGGAGCTTGGTCAGACAGAGCGCCTTCACACGCTTCATCTTGAGACcctacacaaacaaacacaagGTGTGGATAAGTATTGCAATCAAGTAGCTTAGAATTATCACTCAATCTAAAGCTTCAGATCAACACAAGGAGATcctgtaacaactgtagcaAATTTTGTGTTTACTCCTAAGTGATATGAATCAAATTGCTAATTTCGACCAAATACGGCCAAATACCATGGtatgtagttgaacatctttcagcagctttaactttagtaccgttaatccaatgtcaaaaattttgtgattttctgaaagcttagaaagagacctttcaaatgatgtgttgcaatccaaaaattttttggggccctaatttatcatttttcggccttggaccatgggctattattcatggtatcgccatatcggcaaatacttttatatCTCAAATAcgatttttgatgacaccatttgaactctttttttctaagctttcagaaaatcctaaaaaatttgacattggatctacggaatttaagttatggcagccgaaagaatccccccaaaccattgaatattatgcccatgcatgcaatagttCAAGTGAAAAATGCCAAATTACGGCCCCTGGATTAAAaaatatcatttgaaaggactTTCAGGGACCTTGTTTAATCACAATCACCGAATGGTTCTCAGAAATGCTCGCCAATACGCAATCTACTCCACCTTAAGCACGtctggatttaaacacatcaggactctttctaagctttcagaaaatcatacattggatcaacgatactaaagttatggctgttaacTACACCTccccccgtttaatcaatcACTGAATGGTTTCGATACTTTTCAGACCGCTCGCTTATTTATTAAACACATTGTCCAACAATACACAATCTTACTTCACCTTAAGCACGTCCGGAAGCATTCCCGACACATCCCCCGGTCCAAGTATAGTGAACACCTGGTCCAACAGCTGCCTACGATCAGACACATAGTGCTCCAGGCCCTGAGGCACTCTCACTGCCCCAGACGCCACCAGTTCAGCTAGCTCAGTTACAGTGCGTACTTTCAACCCAGACGAAGGGGCTTTCTTGGACGACTTGGAATGTCTGTATTGGAAGGACCGAACTTATAAATTAGGAGATTAGCTATAAAACACGTGCTCAGTATACAACCTGCTTCTTTGCAGCAAAATTCTAAAACAATACATCTAGATCAGATTCAATTTATGTAGGCACTTCTCACTTGGATTTTTGTTTTCTAGAGGAGTTTGTTGAATCTTTCCTTTTCTTCCTCAAGTCTTGTCTGTCCTTGTCAGAGCTCCTGCGTTTCCTTGGAGGCCGAGGAGGGCTCGCTACTCTGGATCTGGTAGCCATGTACACGTACGTCAGATCGATGAATGTGAAAAGGGTCGCTTACTTTATTTACAATTAATGATTATCAGATTAAATGTTTGAATATTTGACGATCTTTATCGTATTAATTTTAGGAAATGGTTAGcataatcatagatagtagaggaagttTATGATTTAATTATGATTAAAATTATGCTGtggtaatataattattgcgtgCAGATCATTTGTACATTAAAAGATGAAGTCAAGTATCAGGCAGAGGAGCGGCGTTTCTGCAGCCAGTAATGGCAAACACAGGAGGAAGGTCTCCTGGAACCCCGACATACCTATAAACCAGCAGGCTGCATCTGTGACCAGCTTGGAAGACCCTCTACTCTCTGGACCACTTGTATTCCTCTATGTGCTGCTGCTCTCACTGCTGTGTGCTGGATCACTGTATTTGTACACATATCTTCCCAACCCAATTGCTAAGGGACAGCCAAACGATTTTCTAGCTGCAAATTCTCGTGCTCACATGGAAGACATTGTTCGACTAGGTATACGCCACGTAGGCAGCGAAGCCAATGAAGTGCACACGAAAGCTCTTCTCCTCAAGAAAATCGACGAGCTCAAAACAACGGCAAGCGATAAAGTAAAAATTGAAGTCTCTGTGCAAGAAGTCTCCGGAAGTTTCTACATTGACTTCCTCGGTGGGATGACACACATCTATCAGAACATCTCAAACATTGCCGTTCGTTTATCGAGGAAGTCATCAAAAGAACCGGAACATTCGTTTCTCATCAACTCGCATTATGATTCTGCTCTGGGAACTGTGGGTGCCAGTGATGATGCTGTCAGTTGTGGTACAATGCTTGAAGTCATACGCTGTCTGTCCACCGAACCACATCCTCTGTCTGGTGACAACTCTCTTATATTTCTATTTAATGGAGCAGAAGAAGTAATTTTAGTGGCCTCTCATGGATTTATCACGCAACATCCCTGGGCTAAACAGATTCGTGCATTTCTGAACCTTGATGCTGCCGGAGCTGGGGGGAAAGAGATAGTGTTTCAGACTGGTCCAAATCACCCCTGGCTAGCAAGACTGTATGCTAGGGTGGTCCCACATCCTCATGCATCTGTTGTAGCACAGGAAGTGTTTCAGTCTGGTGTCATACCGTCTGATACTGATTTCAGGATATTTCGTGACTATGGACATGTGCCTGGTATTGATACAGCTTACTTCATCAATGGATACGTCTACCACACAGAGTGAGGGGGATTACTGTActagctgtactgtactgtaccagaggaggtacgacatccgcgtgtcaaaggaaatgttttagacacacattccttaggtcaaagttcaatataataaggaatgtgtgtgttaagacacgcggatgttgtacctcctctggtactgtactagctgtaTTTTATTGTATTGTATCCCAGTGGGAATTAGCATGTGTTTTTGACTTCtctccatgcagttatataACATTATACTCTTAATTTGTCTACATATAATTGTTGTTcccacctcctccacacactccacactccacacactccacactccacacacacacactccacacactccacacactccacacacacacactccacacacacactatacacacccAGGTATGATGTTCCCTCGGCCATACCGGACGGCTCCATACAGAGGGCAGGTGAGAATGTGATAGCAATCCTCAGAGAAGTAGCCACCTCCGAACAACTGGCCAATCCCAGCGAGGAGGACACTAACGGGAAGGTGAGAGAAATAGTACACTCATAGATTCTAAACCAaccaaacaaaccaaacatCTGCATTGAGTACTTCTACAACTTTATAAGCAGAAATGCTCCTCTAATTGACCTCAAATGTGTAGA comes from the Halichondria panicea chromosome 4, odHalPani1.1, whole genome shotgun sequence genome and includes:
- the LOC135334909 gene encoding caspase activity and apoptosis inhibitor 1-like, encoding MATRSRVASPPRPPRKRRSSDKDRQDLRKKRKDSTNSSRKQKSKHSKSSKKAPSSGLKVRTVTELAELVASGAVRVPQGLEHYVSDRRQLLDQVFTILGPGDVSGMLPDVLKGLKMKRVKALCLTKLQSMSEQDIISVIQTTDSPPEVDLNQTIMQLLGQSSSASQTVGTGEVETGDTTEDTTEALKMDIEIAVSDVSDDEQGANKDTPCNNKSEEIEDPMDSNTVTTVTSEAPVISPLNNTSEQLPTKHATEDGASSDSEAEDLTEDVNQALEMELRQRALESALKKATHCDKDSATEGDNSGPEQEMQYQEEGTVMNTMLQEVVRSDGSASGYNTKAVGDMVEQRLREKLLQSLAAKR